From a region of the Mercurialis annua linkage group LG1-X, ddMerAnnu1.2, whole genome shotgun sequence genome:
- the LOC126674735 gene encoding AP-4 complex subunit mu-like isoform X1, giving the protein MMISQFFVLSQRGDNIVFRDYRGDVAKGSTEIFFRRVKFWKENEGGDAPPVFNVDGVNYFHVKVAALLFVSTTRINISPSLVLEFLLRIARVIKDYLGLLNEDSLRKNFVLVYELLDEIIDFGYVKTTSTEVLKSYVFNEPIMVDPARLPSLDPASIFAKGDKRVPRTAFTKSVIANEPHGRKREEIFVDVIEKISLTFSSSGNILTSEIDGTIQMKSYLNGNPEIRLVLNDDLNIGRSGKSTIDYSSSSGVGAVILDNCNFHESVHLDSFETDRTLTLTAPDGEFSVMNYRITREFRPPFRISALIEEVGHLKAEVIIKVRADFPTSITTDAIVVEMPLPAYTTRVNFELEPGAVGNTTDFKESSKKIEWGLKKIVGGSEHMLRAKLTFSQEMHGNITKEAGPVSMTFNIPMYNASGLEVKYLQIEKKSSASKIYRWVRYVTNSNSYVARL; this is encoded by the exons ATGATGATCTCACAGTTCTTCGTGCTCTCTCAAAGAGGCGACAACATCGTCTTCCGTGACT ATCGTGGAGACGTAGCTAAAGGAAGCACTGAGATATTTTTCCGCAGAGTTAAATTTTGGAAGGAAAATGAAGGAGGAGACGCTCCGCCTGTCTTT AATGTAGACGGCGTTAACTACTTTCACGTGAAGGTTGCTGCCCTGCTATTTGTTTCAACAACAAGAATTAATATCTCACCTTCActtgttcttgaatttcttctaAGAATTGCACGTGTCATCAAAGATTATCTCGGTCTTCTCAATGAAGACTCGCTGCGCAAAAATTTCGTGCTCGTCTATGAGTTACTTGACGAAATTATT GATTTTGGTTATGTGAAAACAACATCAACAGAGGTTCTGAAGTCCTATGTGTTTAATGAACCAATCATGGTTGACCCTGCTCGTTTGCCAAGTCTTGATCCTGCTTCCATCTTTGCG AAAGGGGATAAAAGAGTGCCTCGAACagcttttactaaatccgtcaTAGCTAATGAACCTCATGGTAGGAAGAGGGAAGAAATTTTTGTAGATGTAATCGAGAAAATAAGTCTTACATTCAGCTCTAGT GGGAACATACTTACTTCTGAGATTGACGGCACAATCCAAATGAAGAGTTATCTCAATGGCAACCCAGAAATTCGACTTGTACTCAATGATGACTTAAATATAGGAAGAAGCGGAAAATCAACCATTG ATTACAGTAGTTCATCTGGAGTAGGAGCAGTAATTCTGGATAATTGTAATTTCCATGAATCAGTACATCTtgatagttttgaaaccgaCAGAACTTTAACTCTG ACAGCACCAGATGGTGAATTTTCTGTCATGAACTACCGCATCACTCGGGAGTTTAGACCTCCTTTCCGTATTAGTGCATTAATTGAAGAAGTGGGACACCTTAAG GCGGAAGTTATTATCAAAGTACGTGCTGATTTTCCCACCAGCATCACTACAGATGCTATAGTTGTTGAAATGCCACTTCCAGCATATACTACCAG GGTTAATTTTGAGCTGGAGCCTGGGGCCGTTGGAAACACCACTGATTTCAAGGAATcaagtaaaaaaattgagtgGGGTTTGAAGAAG ATTGTCGGTGGATCTGAACATATGCTACGTGCAAAACTGACTTTTTCACAAGAGATGCATG ggAATATTACTAAGGAGGCCGGACCGGTTAGCATGACCTTTAATATCCCCATGTACAATGCCTCAGGACTTGAG GTGAAGTACTTGCAGATTGAGAAGAAATCATCAGCCTCTAAAATATATAGATGGGTGAGATACGTCACGAACTCAAATTCTTATGTTGCCCGATTGTGA
- the LOC126674735 gene encoding AP-4 complex subunit mu-like isoform X2, whose amino-acid sequence MMISQFFVLSQRGDNIVFRDYRGDVAKGSTEIFFRRVKFWKENEGGDAPPVFNVDGVNYFHVKVAALLFVSTTRINISPSLVLEFLLRIARVIKDYLGLLNEDSLRKNFVLVYELLDEIIDFGYVKTTSTEVLKSYVFNEPIMVDPARLPSLDPASIFAKGDKRVPRTAFTKSVIANEPHGRKREEIFVDVIEKISLTFSSSGNILTSEIDGTIQMKSYLNGNPEIRLVLNDDLNIGRSGKSTIDYSSSSGVGAVILDNCNFHESVHLDSFETDRTLTLTAPDGEFSVMNYRITREFRPPFRISALIEEVGHLKAEVIIKVRADFPTSITTDAIVVEMPLPAYTTRVNFELEPGAVGNTTDFKESSKKIEWGLKKELMAYVTNRCNTF is encoded by the exons ATGATGATCTCACAGTTCTTCGTGCTCTCTCAAAGAGGCGACAACATCGTCTTCCGTGACT ATCGTGGAGACGTAGCTAAAGGAAGCACTGAGATATTTTTCCGCAGAGTTAAATTTTGGAAGGAAAATGAAGGAGGAGACGCTCCGCCTGTCTTT AATGTAGACGGCGTTAACTACTTTCACGTGAAGGTTGCTGCCCTGCTATTTGTTTCAACAACAAGAATTAATATCTCACCTTCActtgttcttgaatttcttctaAGAATTGCACGTGTCATCAAAGATTATCTCGGTCTTCTCAATGAAGACTCGCTGCGCAAAAATTTCGTGCTCGTCTATGAGTTACTTGACGAAATTATT GATTTTGGTTATGTGAAAACAACATCAACAGAGGTTCTGAAGTCCTATGTGTTTAATGAACCAATCATGGTTGACCCTGCTCGTTTGCCAAGTCTTGATCCTGCTTCCATCTTTGCG AAAGGGGATAAAAGAGTGCCTCGAACagcttttactaaatccgtcaTAGCTAATGAACCTCATGGTAGGAAGAGGGAAGAAATTTTTGTAGATGTAATCGAGAAAATAAGTCTTACATTCAGCTCTAGT GGGAACATACTTACTTCTGAGATTGACGGCACAATCCAAATGAAGAGTTATCTCAATGGCAACCCAGAAATTCGACTTGTACTCAATGATGACTTAAATATAGGAAGAAGCGGAAAATCAACCATTG ATTACAGTAGTTCATCTGGAGTAGGAGCAGTAATTCTGGATAATTGTAATTTCCATGAATCAGTACATCTtgatagttttgaaaccgaCAGAACTTTAACTCTG ACAGCACCAGATGGTGAATTTTCTGTCATGAACTACCGCATCACTCGGGAGTTTAGACCTCCTTTCCGTATTAGTGCATTAATTGAAGAAGTGGGACACCTTAAG GCGGAAGTTATTATCAAAGTACGTGCTGATTTTCCCACCAGCATCACTACAGATGCTATAGTTGTTGAAATGCCACTTCCAGCATATACTACCAG GGTTAATTTTGAGCTGGAGCCTGGGGCCGTTGGAAACACCACTGATTTCAAGGAATcaagtaaaaaaattgagtgGGGTTTGAAGAAG GAATTGATGGCTTATGTTACTAATAGATGTAACACATTTTAG
- the LOC126674735 gene encoding AP-4 complex subunit mu-like isoform X3, which yields MMISQFFVLSQRGDNIVFRDYRGDVAKGSTEIFFRRVKFWKENEGGDAPPVFNVDGVNYFHVKVAALLFVSTTRINISPSLVLEFLLRIARVIKDYLGLLNEDSLRKNFVLVYELLDEIIDFGYVKTTSTEVLKSYVFNEPIMVDPARLPSLDPASIFAKGDKRVPRTAFTKSVIANEPHGRKREEIFVDVIEKISLTFSSSGNILTSEIDGTIQMKSYLNGNPEIRLVLNDDLNIGRSGKSTIDYSSSSGVGAVILDNCNFHESVHLDSFETDRTLTLTAPDGEFSVMNYRITREFRPPFRISALIEEVGHLKAEVIIKVRADFPTSITTDAIVVEMPLPAYTTRVNFELEPGAVGNTTDFKESSKKIEWGLKKM from the exons ATGATGATCTCACAGTTCTTCGTGCTCTCTCAAAGAGGCGACAACATCGTCTTCCGTGACT ATCGTGGAGACGTAGCTAAAGGAAGCACTGAGATATTTTTCCGCAGAGTTAAATTTTGGAAGGAAAATGAAGGAGGAGACGCTCCGCCTGTCTTT AATGTAGACGGCGTTAACTACTTTCACGTGAAGGTTGCTGCCCTGCTATTTGTTTCAACAACAAGAATTAATATCTCACCTTCActtgttcttgaatttcttctaAGAATTGCACGTGTCATCAAAGATTATCTCGGTCTTCTCAATGAAGACTCGCTGCGCAAAAATTTCGTGCTCGTCTATGAGTTACTTGACGAAATTATT GATTTTGGTTATGTGAAAACAACATCAACAGAGGTTCTGAAGTCCTATGTGTTTAATGAACCAATCATGGTTGACCCTGCTCGTTTGCCAAGTCTTGATCCTGCTTCCATCTTTGCG AAAGGGGATAAAAGAGTGCCTCGAACagcttttactaaatccgtcaTAGCTAATGAACCTCATGGTAGGAAGAGGGAAGAAATTTTTGTAGATGTAATCGAGAAAATAAGTCTTACATTCAGCTCTAGT GGGAACATACTTACTTCTGAGATTGACGGCACAATCCAAATGAAGAGTTATCTCAATGGCAACCCAGAAATTCGACTTGTACTCAATGATGACTTAAATATAGGAAGAAGCGGAAAATCAACCATTG ATTACAGTAGTTCATCTGGAGTAGGAGCAGTAATTCTGGATAATTGTAATTTCCATGAATCAGTACATCTtgatagttttgaaaccgaCAGAACTTTAACTCTG ACAGCACCAGATGGTGAATTTTCTGTCATGAACTACCGCATCACTCGGGAGTTTAGACCTCCTTTCCGTATTAGTGCATTAATTGAAGAAGTGGGACACCTTAAG GCGGAAGTTATTATCAAAGTACGTGCTGATTTTCCCACCAGCATCACTACAGATGCTATAGTTGTTGAAATGCCACTTCCAGCATATACTACCAG GGTTAATTTTGAGCTGGAGCCTGGGGCCGTTGGAAACACCACTGATTTCAAGGAATcaagtaaaaaaattgagtgGGGTTTGAAGAAG ATGTAA
- the LOC126674874 gene encoding mitogen-activated protein kinase homolog NTF3 — translation MATPVEPPNGVRIHGKHYYSMWQTLFEIDTKYVPIKPIGRGAYGIVCSSLNRETNDKVAIKKIHNAFENRVDALRTLRELKLLRHLRHDNVIQLKDVMMPIHRRSFKDVYLVYELMDTDLHQIIKSSQSLSNDHCQYFLFQLLRGLKYLHSANILHRDLKPGNLLINANCDLKICDFGLARTGNDKGQFMTEYVVTRWYRAPELLLCCDNYGTSIDVWSVGCIFAELLGRKPIFPGTECLNQLKLIVNILGSQREEDLEFIDNPKAKKYIKSLPYSPGAPFSRLYSNAHPLAIDLLEKMLIFDPSKRITVTEALQHPYMSPLYDPSSNPPAQVPLDLDIDEDLGEEMIREMMWKEILHYHPEAATANGLICA, via the exons ATGGCAACTCCTGTTGAACCTCCTAATGGGGTTAGAATTCATGGGAAGCATTACTATTCAATGTGGCAAACCTTGTTTGAAATCGACACAAAATATGTGCCAATTAAGCCTATTGGCCGCGGCGCTTATGGAATTGTGTGTTCTTCTCTGAATCGAGAAACTAATGATAAAGTAGCAATTAAAAAGATACATAATGCGTTTGAGAATCGTGTTGATGCGTTGAGAACTTTGCGTGAGTTGAAGCTTCTTCGGCATCTTCGACATGATAATGTTATTCAATTGAAGGATGTTATGATGCCTATCCATAGGAGAAGTTTTAAGGATGTGTATCTTGTTTATGAGCTCATGGATACGGATCTGCATCAAATTATTAAGTCATCGCAGTCTCTTAGTAATGATCACTGCCAGTACTTCCTATTCCAG TTACTACGTGGTCTGAAATATCTTCACTCAGCCAACATTCTCCACCGTGACTTGAAGCCTGGGAATCTCCTTATCAATGCAAATTGTGATTTAAAGATTTGCGATTTTGGACTTGCACGTACAGGCAATGACAAGGGCCAATTCATGACCGAGTATGTAGTTACTCGCTGGTATCGAGCTCCAGAACTGCTTCTGTGCTGTGATAACTATGGGACATCCATTGATGTTTGGTCCGTTGGATGTATCTTTGCAGAGCTTCTTGGCCGGAAACCTATCTTCCCCGGCACAGAGTGTCTCAACCAGCTTAAACTCATTGTTAACATCCTTGGAAGTCAGAGGGAGGAGGATCTTGAATTTATTGACAACCCTAAGGCCAAGAAATACATCAAGTCCCTTCCATATTCTCCCGGGGCTCCCTTTTCTCGTCTTTACTCCAATGCTCATCCCTTGGCAATTGATCTACTTGAGAAAATGCTTATTTTTGATCCATCAAAGAGAATAACCGTTACTGAAGCGCTCCAACACCCTTATATGTCGCCACTCTATGATCCTAGCAGCAATCCTCCAGCCCAGGTCCCACTTGATCTCGACATAGATGAGGATCTAGGGGAAGAGATGATACGGGAGATGATGTGGAAAGAGATCCTTCATTACCATCCTGAAGCAGCTACAGCCAACGGGCTGATCTGTGCTTGA